The DNA sequence TAAACAATTCCCCCGGGTTTCACTGAGTGTCCAGCAGGCGAGTCCCGATCGTGTCGCTGAACTTCTGTCAGAAGGAACTGTGGATCTGGCCTTGGCTTCCTCAGGATTAAACGTCTCCAATGAGCTGGTTTTGTTGCCTTGCTATCACTGGAAGTTGGGTATTTTTGTTCCATCCCAGCATCCGTTGATCGAGCACAGTAAAATTACCCTGGAGCAACTGGCTGAGTATCCGTTGATTACCTACGCTGCCGGCTATGCCGGGCACGCCTTGATAGAAAAGACCTTTCAGGAGAAAAACCTGAATCCCCGATTTGCCTGTACCGCCACCGATACCGATGTAATGAAAACCTATGTCAGCGCAGGAATGGGGGTTGGGTTGATGGCTTCATTGGCTTATCACCCCCAGCGAGACAATGATCTAAAAGTGCTTTCGGCAGATGATATTTTCAAGCCCTGCACTGCCTGGCTAGGACTGTGGCGCGGCGGTGGATTGCGGCAGTTCACCTTTAAATTTATCGAACAGCTAGCGCCGCACCTGACTCGCGATTGTGTTGAGGAATTATTGGCTCAGCATAACAGCGAACAACTGGACAATATGATTAACAGGCTCGATGTTCCTGTTTACTGATCTCCGTCGCTTCTTTGTAGGGTACTTCTAATAATAGTGATTTTTTGCGAGTGCAAGGCGGCAGCGAACGGAGACCCGGAGTGTATGTGGTATACATGAGGAGTTGAGTACGATGCCAACGCCGCTATCGCGGAAAAAGTGCATTATTTAGATGTGCCCTTCATCGCTTCGAGGGTATTCATCAACACCTGAACCTTGTCCAGTGACTCCTGGTATTCGGAGTTGGCATCGGATTCATCGACGATTCCACCGCCTCCCCAGCAGTGCATTTTGTCCCCGTCAAACGCCAGTGTCCGAATGGCGATATTGGTATCCATACGGCCACAGTGGCTCAGGTAACCAATGGTCCCGCAGTAAATGGAACGCTGCTGGTGTTCCAACTCTTCAATAATTTCCATGGATCGACGTTTAGGTGCTCCGGTAATGGAGCCGCCTGGGAAACAGCCTTGTAACAGCTGCAGGGGAGTACTTCCCTGATCCAACTGACCGGTGACCGTACTCACCAGGTGGTGAACATTTGCGTAACTTTCCAACGCAAACAGCTTGGGTACACGAATGCTGCCGGGATGGCAGGATTTACCCAGATCGTTGCGCAACAGGTCGACAATCATCAGGTTTTCTGCGCGATCCTTGCCACTGTTGAGCAGGGTCCGGGCATTGGCCTGGTCTTCTGCTTCCGATTGCCCGCGCCTAATGGTGCCTTTAATCGGCTTGGTTTCAACCCGGCCTGACTCGTTCACTTCCAGCAATCGCTCAGGGGAAAGTGAAACCACCGCTTGCTGGCGGCCATCTGCATTACACCAGTCCATATAGGCACTGAATGGTGAGGGCAGTGACTGTCTCAGCTGAAGGTAGGCTGAGAGTGGATCGCCTTCACAGGGCGCGCTGAAGTGCTGCGCGTAATTCACCTGATAGCAGTCACCGGAACGGATATATTCGTGAATCCGGTCGATCGCTTTCAGGTAATCCGGCTTTGTTTGCGAAGGACTGAATGGTGCTTTCAAAGAGAATGACTGCTGATCACTTTTATCGCCATTCAGGTGTTCAAGTACAGCCTGACGGGTATCTGAGTTGCAGGACTCGAGAAAGATCAGCTGACTCTGTTGTGCCTGGTGATCGACAATCAGTGCCCAATGATAGAGCCCCAAGCGTAATTGCGGAAGTTGGGCAACCACGGGGTTGTCATTGGCTACCTGCTCCAGACGCTTGCCAAAGTCATAACTGATGTAGCCGGCAAGGCCGCCGCAAAAAGGCAGTCGACGCAAATCTTCCGGTGCGGGTGGAAGGCTGTCCATCAGCGATTGCGCCAATTCCAGAGGGCATCCACTGTGAGACGTGCGACTACCATCGAACTCCAAAAACGCATCGCCATGCGCAGACACTTCAATCAAAGCTGACGGACAGGCAGTGATAATGTCGTAGCGACCAACTTGCGGCGCCTGTAGACCACTGTCCAGCCAGACTGCTCCATCGAGGTCACGCAAAGCCAGAAAAAGGGCTTCGGTATCACGACGATAGGGGAGGGTAATTGATTGGTACATGGGCGCGGCTTTTGGAAAAGCGGCAAGGGTAGTCATTTACTACTGCAAAGGCAATGCCGCTGGTTGATCTGGGGCTTTCAATCAGAGTGGAACATGCCTGGTAGCTGGATGCTGAACACTGTTATTCCATAGGCTTCTGAATTGATCAGTCAGGGTTCTGCATCTGGCGCGGTAATTCAGGGTTAAAACGCCACTACCATAATCATTTTCATTGATTGGAGAAAACAGGGTCGCTTCATCAAACACTATAAAAAAGTCACTTTCCGGTGTGTCTTTGGTAGTGACACGAATTTCACAATGCTCGCTGAGTTTTTGCTGGAGCGAAATAATTGCCGGAGTGCTGCGCCGTTCCAAATCAGTTTTGTCCACCAGCAGCTGCAGTTTGCAGTGTGGGTGACGAAGGCAGAATTGCGCGATATTCTCAAGCAGACTGGAATCACGTAAATACTCCAGATGCAGACTGGGCAAGTAGCCCATAACCTGGCGGTTTACCTCTTCAAACCGGGTGCCCAACTCTTCAGCGATACGATTCGGAGTTTCCAGCGTTGTGCGAACTGAACTGTCTTTATCAGCAAGGTGGCGATAACTGCCGAGGTCGATAGCCATTTCTATATGATCAATGCCTGCTTCGTCAAAGATGTCGCCGTGAGGTTCAAATCCGAACTGCTGATAAAAGTCGCGAGCATGGCACTGGGCGTGAAGGTGCAGGTTGGTCATACCCATGGCGCTGGCGTCGAGAATAATCCGGCGCATAAGTGCGGCACCAATTCCTTTGCCGCGGTGGGATTTCATCACCGCCATGCGCCCCACCTTTCCATTGCTTTCAAGGCGAGCGGTGCCAATGGCCTCTCCCTCGGGGCTGTAGGCCAGCCAGTGGTGGCTGTCGGCGTCGTGTTCATCAATCTCGATTTCAGAGGGCACCTGTTGTTCATCGACAAAGACGGTAAAGCGAATCCGTTTCAGTTGCTCGGAGTCTTTTTCCCAGGAGGCCGGTGATATTTTAATGCTGTAAAAATCGAGATCGTTCATGGCAGCTGGTTCTCTGACAGGTATTTTGCAGTGGCTATACATAAGAGTATACGAATATGGGATCGCAAGAACGACCCCGTATT is a window from the Porticoccaceae bacterium LTM1 genome containing:
- a CDS encoding LysR substrate-binding domain-containing protein, which gives rise to MKLQQLRYIWEVAHNNLNVSATAQCLYTSQPGISKQIRLLEDELGVEIFARNGKHLTQITPAGEKILQLAGEVLHLVEGIKQQAQEFNEPDRGALNIAVTQNQASHRLPEILHSFGKQFPRVSLSVQQASPDRVAELLSEGTVDLALASSGLNVSNELVLLPCYHWKLGIFVPSQHPLIEHSKITLEQLAEYPLITYAAGYAGHALIEKTFQEKNLNPRFACTATDTDVMKTYVSAGMGVGLMASLAYHPQRDNDLKVLSADDIFKPCTAWLGLWRGGGLRQFTFKFIEQLAPHLTRDCVEELLAQHNSEQLDNMINRLDVPVY
- a CDS encoding GNAT family N-acetyltransferase, producing MNDLDFYSIKISPASWEKDSEQLKRIRFTVFVDEQQVPSEIEIDEHDADSHHWLAYSPEGEAIGTARLESNGKVGRMAVMKSHRGKGIGAALMRRIILDASAMGMTNLHLHAQCHARDFYQQFGFEPHGDIFDEAGIDHIEMAIDLGSYRHLADKDSSVRTTLETPNRIAEELGTRFEEVNRQVMGYLPSLHLEYLRDSSLLENIAQFCLRHPHCKLQLLVDKTDLERRSTPAIISLQQKLSEHCEIRVTTKDTPESDFFIVFDEATLFSPINENDYGSGVLTLNYRARCRTLTDQFRSLWNNSVQHPATRHVPL
- the pabB gene encoding aminodeoxychorismate synthase component I, whose translation is MTTLAAFPKAAPMYQSITLPYRRDTEALFLALRDLDGAVWLDSGLQAPQVGRYDIITACPSALIEVSAHGDAFLEFDGSRTSHSGCPLELAQSLMDSLPPAPEDLRRLPFCGGLAGYISYDFGKRLEQVANDNPVVAQLPQLRLGLYHWALIVDHQAQQSQLIFLESCNSDTRQAVLEHLNGDKSDQQSFSLKAPFSPSQTKPDYLKAIDRIHEYIRSGDCYQVNYAQHFSAPCEGDPLSAYLQLRQSLPSPFSAYMDWCNADGRQQAVVSLSPERLLEVNESGRVETKPIKGTIRRGQSEAEDQANARTLLNSGKDRAENLMIVDLLRNDLGKSCHPGSIRVPKLFALESYANVHHLVSTVTGQLDQGSTPLQLLQGCFPGGSITGAPKRRSMEIIEELEHQQRSIYCGTIGYLSHCGRMDTNIAIRTLAFDGDKMHCWGGGGIVDESDANSEYQESLDKVQVLMNTLEAMKGTSK